One Pyrus communis chromosome 4, drPyrComm1.1, whole genome shotgun sequence genomic region harbors:
- the LOC137730994 gene encoding major strawberry allergen Fra a 1-3-like: MGVLTYETEYASVIPPARLYNALVLDADNLIPKIAPQAVKTVEILEGDGGVGTIKKVSFGEGSEYSYVKHKVEGIDKDNFVYSYSLIEGDAISDKIEKISYEIKLVASGSGSIIKNISHYHTKGDVEIKEEHVKAGKERAHGLFKLIENHLVANPDAYN; the protein is encoded by the exons atgGGTGTCCTCACATACGAAACCGAATACGCATCTGTCATTCCCCCTGCTAGGTTGTACAATGCCCTTGTCCTTGATGCTGACAACCTCATTCCCAAGATTGCTCCACAAGCAGTCAAAACTGTTGAAATTCTCGAGGGAGATGGCGGTGTTGGAACCATCAAGAAAGTTAGCTTTGGCGAAG GGAGTGAATACAGCTATGTGAAGCACAAGGTTGAGGGAATTGACAAAGATAACTTTGTGTACAGCTACAGTTTGATTGAAGGAGATGCCATTTCTGACAAAATTGAGAAGATCTCTTATGAGATTAAGTTGGTGGCTTCTGGCAGTGGTTCCATCATCAAGAACATCAGTCATTACCACACCAAGGGAGATGTTGAGATCAAGGAAGAGCATGTTAAGGCTGGCAAAGAAAGGGCCCATGGTCTGTTCAAGCTCATTGAGAACCACCTTGTGGCCAATCCTGATGCCTACAACTAA
- the LOC137732657 gene encoding major strawberry allergen Fra a 1.08-like, giving the protein MGVFTYETEYAYVIPPTRLYNALVLDADNLISKIAPQAIKTAEILEDGGVGTMKKISFDEGSEYSYAKHKLDGIDKYNFVCNYSLTEGDAIFETILCDE; this is encoded by the coding sequence ATGGGTGTCTTCACATACGAAACCGAATATGCCTATGTCATCCCTCCTACTAGGTTGTACAATGCCCTTGTTCTTGATGCTGACAATCTCATTTCAAAAATTGCTCCACAAGCAATCAAAACTGCTGAAATTCTTGAAGATGGAGGTGTTGGAACGATGAAGAAGATTAGCTTTGATGAAGGAAGTGAATACAGCTATGCGAAGCACAAGTTGGATGGGATTGACAAATATAACTTTGTCTGCAACTACAGTTTGACTGAAGGAGATGCTATTTTTGAGACAatt